The DNA region GGCCGTGTTGAGCCCCTCGCTGGGGCCAACACTTATTTGATGCAGACTTTGCGGACCTGGATGAGGTCGCAGCGGCCCGCAAAGATTTTCTCGATGCCGTCCTGCTTGAGGGTGGACATCCCGTCCCGGATGGCCTGCTCGCGGATTTCTTCCATGCGGGCCTTGCTCTGGATCAGCTTTTTGATCTCGTCGGTGCCCATCAGGAGTTCGTGCAGCCCCATACGTCCCCGGTAGCCGGTGTTGTTGCAGACATCGCAGCCGTTGGGGCGATAGAGGGTCAGGTCACTGGAGTAAGGAATTTTGACATTGCGCTGGAAGGCATCGGCCCCGTATTCGCGCACCAGCTCCTGATAGTCCTCCTCGCTGGGGTGATAGGCCTGCTTGCATTCCGAGCACAGGGTCATCACCAGACGCTGGGCCATAATGGCCAGAATCGCGTCAGCAAAATTGAAGGGGTCCATCCCCATGTCCAGCAAACGGGTGATACTTTCGGGGGCGCTGTTGGTGTGCAGGGTCGAAAAGACCAGGTGACCGGTGAGCGACGCCTCGATGCCGATCTGGGTGGTTTCCTTGTCGCGCATTTCGCCCACCATGATGACATCCGGGTCCGCCCGCAGAAAGGCGCGCATGGCCGCGGCAAAATCGAAGCCGATCTTGGGTTTGACCTGCACCTGGCGAAGCCCCGGCTGGGTGATTTCAACGGGGTCTTCGGCGGTCCAGATCTTGGTCTCCATCTTGTTGATATACCCCAGGGCGGAGTGCAGGGTGGTGGTTTTACCGGAGCCGGTGGGGCCGCAGACAAAAATGATCCCGTAGGGTTGTTTGACCACGCTGGTAAAGTTTTTGAAGTTGCGCTCCGAAAACCCCATCTTGTCCAAGGGGATTGGCTCACCGGCGGCCAGGATGCGCATGACGACGTCTTCCAGCCCCCCCTGGGTGGGGATCGTGGCCACCCGCAGTTCGATGTCCTTGCCGCCGTATTTCTTGAATTTGATTTTGCCGTCCTGGGGCTTGCGGCGCTCGGCGATGTCCAGGTCGGCCATGATCTTGATGCGCGAGATGACCGCGTTTTTATAGTGGTAGGGGATCGTCTGGTAAAGGTAGCAGTTGCCGTCAACCCGCACCCGCACCTGGGTGTTCTGCTTGCCGGGATAGGGTTCGATATGGATATCCGATCCGCCCCGGGCATAGGCATCCAGGATGATCTTGTTGACCAGCTGGATCACGGCGCTGTCGGCCTCGTCCAAGCCATCGCTCTCCTCGATTTCCGTGGCCTCATCCTCCAGCTGCGAGAGGATCTGGTCGATTTCGGCCAGCTCCTTGTCGCTCTGGGTGAAGAGGCTGATCATGTCGAGGATGTCCTGCTTCAGGGCAACGCAGAATTTGAGGCTCTTGCCGATGAACAGCGCCTTGATTTCATCGATCTTCTGCAGGTCGTGGGGATTGTCCACCGCGATCACGATCTTGCCGTCCTCCAGCCGCAGCGGCACCCAGGCGTTGTTGCGCATGAAGGGCACCTTGAGCCCCACCAGCAGCTCGCCGGGGATGGCGATGTTCTTGTGGAACTCCACAAACGGCAGGTCGTAGTAGCGGCTTAAGGAATTGCCGATGTCCTTCTTGGAAACCTTGAGCTCCTTCATCAGGTAGGATTCGATGGACATCTTTTTCTGGCGGGCGCTGGAGATCGCGTGCTTGAGCTCTTTCTGGGTGACGATGTGGTTTTCCAGGAGGTATTCGAACTTGTTGGTTTTGCCCCGGGCGGCCATGCGCTTTTGGTTGTAAAGGGCAATGCCGAGTTTTTTGGACAGCTCCTCCAGCGCCAGTTCGTCGGCCTCCGAGAAGGCCTGGCCGTCTTTGCGGTTGAGGACCTGAATAACCCCCAGCAAAAACGTTTTGAACAGGATCGGCCCGGCCAGCACCTGACCGGTGGTGATGCCGGTGCGTTTGTCCCAGCTGGCATCGAACTTCATTTCGGGGCTTAACCTGGCCAGCTCCTCGGCGTCATAAACGTTTTTGATATTGGCGATTTTCTGCTTGGTGGCGCAGTAGCCGGCGATGCTGGCGGTGGTGATCGGGATGCGGATCTCCTTGGTCTCCTCACCGGCCTTGACCTTGGAGACCAACTCCCGTTTGACCCCGTCGATAACATACACCGACAAGCGCTCAGCACCGAAAAGGGCGGTGATGTCGTCCTTGAGGTAGATCTGAATTTCTTCGAGGTTGGCGGCGTTGTAAATTCGGTCGCTGATTTCCTGCAGCGACGGCCTGCCGGTGGGTTTGATTTTCAGGGCCTGAACAGGCTGGCTGGCCGGGGGGGACACTTTGGTCTGATTTTGCATAATGAATCGGATTCCATTGGGTATTGGCCGTTAACATGCACAAGACCGCCGATGGCAGGCCCCGTGCCGCCCCTGATCATGGCTTCTTCAGGTGTTCCAGGAGTTTCTTCGCACCTCCGCCGATCAGCATGGCCCCAATCAGGTAAAAGCAAAAGCGGATATATGAAAGAATGGAGGAGAACTGCTCGATTTGGGCGATTTGCGGCATGACCTGCGGGATGCGGATGAAAACGCCGATGCCGGCTGCGATCAAGAGAACACCCCAAACGATCTGAACGCTCCGATTGCTTCCTTTCATGTAACACCCTTGTGCTCGGCGGGAGCCAGTATAATAATCGACAGCGGTTCCCGGAAAATAAACCCAATTTATCGGCCTCACCAAAAAAGCGCGCCCTTTGATCCAGGCCCCACCCACCCGCCCGGGCCCATCAGCCGCGGCCGGATTCCGGGTCGCCGGGGTCGGTCGCAAATGAGCGCCCCTCAAGAATCCGAACCGTCACGGGCACCCCGAGCCCCTCCTCCAGGCGA from Desulfobacteraceae bacterium includes:
- a CDS encoding GspE/PulE family protein, producing MQNQTKVSPPASQPVQALKIKPTGRPSLQEISDRIYNAANLEEIQIYLKDDITALFGAERLSVYVIDGVKRELVSKVKAGEETKEIRIPITTASIAGYCATKQKIANIKNVYDAEELARLSPEMKFDASWDKRTGITTGQVLAGPILFKTFLLGVIQVLNRKDGQAFSEADELALEELSKKLGIALYNQKRMAARGKTNKFEYLLENHIVTQKELKHAISSARQKKMSIESYLMKELKVSKKDIGNSLSRYYDLPFVEFHKNIAIPGELLVGLKVPFMRNNAWVPLRLEDGKIVIAVDNPHDLQKIDEIKALFIGKSLKFCVALKQDILDMISLFTQSDKELAEIDQILSQLEDEATEIEESDGLDEADSAVIQLVNKIILDAYARGGSDIHIEPYPGKQNTQVRVRVDGNCYLYQTIPYHYKNAVISRIKIMADLDIAERRKPQDGKIKFKKYGGKDIELRVATIPTQGGLEDVVMRILAAGEPIPLDKMGFSERNFKNFTSVVKQPYGIIFVCGPTGSGKTTTLHSALGYINKMETKIWTAEDPVEITQPGLRQVQVKPKIGFDFAAAMRAFLRADPDVIMVGEMRDKETTQIGIEASLTGHLVFSTLHTNSAPESITRLLDMGMDPFNFADAILAIMAQRLVMTLCSECKQAYHPSEEDYQELVREYGADAFQRNVKIPYSSDLTLYRPNGCDVCNNTGYRGRMGLHELLMGTDEIKKLIQSKARMEEIREQAIRDGMSTLKQDGIEKIFAGRCDLIQVRKVCIK